One window from the genome of Candidatus Chlorohelix allophototropha encodes:
- the aceA gene encoding isocitrate lyase, which produces MANSNSNGHRNYKQEQAIAELEKSWAEDSRWAGIKRPYTAADVVRLRGSIQVEHTLARLGAARLWELLHTDDFVPALGALTGNQAVQQVKAGLKAIYLSGWQVAADANLSGNMYPDQSLYPANSVPHVVKRINQALQRADEIYTSEGRDDIHWFAPIIADAEAGFGGPLNVFELAKAMIEAGAAGVHLEDQLASEKKCGHMGGKVLLPSQQAVRNLISARFAMDVMGVPTLLIARTDANGAFLITSDIDPYDKPFVTGERTAEGFYRIKGGLGAAIARGLAYAPYADLVWCETSEPNLEEARMFAEAIHEQFPGKLLAYNCSPSFNWKKKLDEATIANFQIELGKMGYKFQFVTLAGFHALNYSMFELARGYKESGMAAYSKLQQAEFSAEDHGYTAVKHQREVGTGYFDEVAQVISGGTSSTTALHGSTEEAQFTH; this is translated from the coding sequence ATGGCTAACAGCAATTCCAACGGTCACCGAAACTACAAACAAGAACAAGCCATCGCCGAGTTAGAGAAAAGCTGGGCGGAAGATAGCCGCTGGGCAGGCATTAAACGCCCTTACACCGCCGCTGACGTAGTGCGGTTACGTGGATCAATACAGGTAGAGCATACACTGGCACGATTGGGCGCAGCTAGATTGTGGGAGTTGCTGCACACAGACGATTTCGTACCAGCATTGGGTGCACTCACCGGAAATCAGGCAGTTCAGCAGGTTAAAGCCGGGCTTAAAGCCATTTACCTGAGCGGTTGGCAGGTTGCGGCAGATGCTAACTTGTCGGGAAACATGTATCCTGACCAAAGCCTCTACCCGGCTAACAGTGTACCGCACGTTGTAAAGCGCATTAATCAAGCTCTACAACGCGCCGATGAAATCTACACTTCTGAAGGCAGAGACGATATTCACTGGTTCGCCCCCATTATTGCAGATGCCGAAGCTGGCTTCGGTGGTCCTCTCAATGTATTCGAACTGGCAAAAGCGATGATTGAAGCTGGCGCAGCAGGCGTACACCTTGAAGATCAGTTGGCATCTGAGAAAAAATGCGGACACATGGGCGGTAAGGTGTTACTTCCTAGCCAACAAGCCGTTCGCAACCTCATTTCGGCACGTTTTGCAATGGACGTGATGGGAGTACCCACCCTTCTGATTGCGCGCACCGATGCTAACGGCGCTTTCCTGATTACCAGCGACATTGACCCTTACGACAAACCGTTCGTAACGGGCGAACGCACTGCGGAAGGCTTCTATCGCATTAAGGGCGGACTTGGCGCAGCAATTGCACGCGGTTTGGCTTATGCTCCTTACGCCGATTTGGTGTGGTGCGAGACTTCCGAACCGAACCTTGAAGAAGCCCGTATGTTTGCCGAAGCAATTCACGAACAGTTCCCCGGCAAGTTGCTCGCGTACAACTGCTCACCTTCCTTCAACTGGAAGAAGAAACTGGACGAAGCCACTATTGCGAACTTCCAAATAGAATTGGGCAAGATGGGTTACAAGTTCCAGTTCGTCACCCTCGCCGGTTTCCACGCTCTGAACTACAGCATGTTTGAACTGGCGCGTGGTTACAAGGAAAGTGGCATGGCAGCCTACTCCAAGTTGCAACAGGCGGAGTTCTCAGCTGAAGATCATGGCTACACCGCTGTTAAGCACCAGCGCGAGGTTGGTACTGGCTACTTCGATGAGGTGGCTCAAGTAATTTCCGGCGGTACTTCCTCAACTACCGCTTTGCACGGTTCGACCGAAGAAGCTCAGTTCACCCACTAA
- the fmt gene encoding methionyl-tRNA formyltransferase: MDKLKILFMGTPEFGATILYALATAPHLEVTGVVTQPDRPAGRKNQLSPPPVKVAAQELGLPLMQVERLRNPAVQAQLLEFSAGAEIFVVAAFGLILSVAVLNMPRLGCINVHGSLLPEYRGASPVAQAILDGKTETGVTIMLMEKGLDTGPMLSKVAIPIEPEDTQPSLMDKLAKSGATLLLDTLPRWVAGQIIPEKQDDTYASITGIIKKEYGLIDWNKTVASIVCMIRAYYPWPGTYTFWQGQNLKIIGATAFQEKVAESATPGTVLLARVEGKECVLIATGKGWLAPRELQLPGKKAIPALEFVKGQRAIIGARLGDGQEA, encoded by the coding sequence ATGGATAAGTTAAAAATTCTTTTTATGGGTACTCCTGAATTTGGCGCTACGATACTGTATGCTCTGGCAACTGCCCCCCATTTAGAGGTTACGGGCGTGGTTACTCAACCTGACCGTCCTGCCGGTAGAAAAAACCAACTTAGCCCGCCACCCGTTAAAGTAGCCGCTCAGGAACTTGGTCTTCCTTTGATGCAGGTTGAGCGTTTGCGCAACCCTGCCGTTCAGGCGCAGTTGTTAGAATTTAGCGCAGGCGCGGAGATATTTGTGGTGGCAGCGTTTGGTTTGATTTTGTCGGTTGCCGTTTTGAATATGCCACGATTGGGTTGTATTAATGTGCATGGTTCTTTACTACCAGAATATCGGGGAGCCTCTCCGGTGGCGCAGGCTATTTTGGATGGGAAAACCGAAACGGGTGTCACGATAATGTTGATGGAAAAGGGGCTGGATACCGGTCCTATGCTCAGCAAAGTGGCAATTCCAATTGAGCCTGAAGATACCCAACCCAGCTTGATGGATAAATTGGCTAAATCTGGCGCCACCTTGTTGCTGGATACTTTACCGCGCTGGGTAGCAGGTCAAATTATTCCTGAGAAGCAGGACGATACATACGCTAGTATTACGGGCATTATCAAGAAGGAATATGGCTTGATAGATTGGAACAAAACCGTTGCAAGTATCGTATGTATGATTCGCGCCTACTATCCGTGGCCCGGAACCTATACTTTCTGGCAAGGACAAAACTTGAAGATAATCGGAGCAACTGCCTTTCAGGAGAAAGTAGCCGAAAGCGCTACACCGGGAACCGTACTTCTGGCACGAGTTGAAGGAAAAGAATGTGTTTTGATTGCTACTGGTAAGGGCTGGCTTGCGCCCCGTGAGTTACAATTACCCGGAAAAAAGGCTATACCGGCATTAGAATTTGTAAAAGGACAACGCGCAATTATCGGAGCAAGGCTTGGAGATGGGCAAGAAGCTTAA
- a CDS encoding metallophosphoesterase has protein sequence MGKKLNLWRHLLNFGLWVLCLGIGYFVLVGITYGIGGIPEIFGATGESLQWWGWGLRLVIALIFGFATFWLLFHPIRARRAVVTFVKTLYRRFIPIKKAETPPVSEAANNVSEIKPISRRRFVAESAALTAFTGYSFFAEANGWTVNRIELNLRDLPSAFEGFIIAQITDIHIDSYSTPQDVSRFVARVNSFKPDLTVVTGDFISRGTYYFDMAAETLGKLQDGARMGVYGVSGNHDFWSESDLGRFQTALKKNGIPLIRNSATELKLNGDSLWLLGTDDSTTHNADWGKTIKSLGYRTVEEAQKDTRAKILLSHNPNFTQQVKDTDNCLMLSGHTHGGQVYLPGVMDLVMQPIFPRYRGLYQIGEFQLYVNNGYGTVGPPLRFLTRPEITLIRLTRKS, from the coding sequence ATGGGCAAGAAGCTTAATTTGTGGCGGCATCTGTTGAATTTTGGTTTATGGGTGTTGTGTTTAGGCATAGGCTACTTTGTTTTGGTCGGCATTACTTATGGCATAGGTGGTATTCCTGAGATTTTCGGTGCAACCGGTGAGAGCTTACAATGGTGGGGGTGGGGTTTAAGACTTGTTATTGCCCTTATATTCGGTTTTGCTACCTTCTGGCTGCTTTTCCATCCAATCAGGGCGCGTCGGGCTGTAGTTACCTTTGTAAAAACTCTATATAGACGATTTATACCAATTAAAAAAGCTGAAACGCCCCCTGTTTCAGAGGCTGCTAACAACGTTAGTGAAATAAAACCAATCAGCCGTCGTCGTTTTGTGGCGGAAAGCGCTGCTTTGACCGCTTTTACGGGCTATAGCTTTTTTGCTGAAGCCAATGGCTGGACAGTTAACCGGATTGAACTCAACCTGCGGGATTTACCTTCCGCTTTCGAAGGCTTTATCATCGCCCAGATCACCGATATTCATATTGATTCTTATTCTACCCCACAAGATGTAAGCAGGTTCGTGGCTAGGGTAAATTCATTCAAGCCTGATCTTACAGTTGTGACTGGTGATTTCATTTCCAGAGGAACTTATTATTTCGATATGGCGGCGGAAACCCTCGGTAAGTTACAGGATGGGGCGCGTATGGGGGTTTACGGGGTAAGCGGTAATCACGATTTCTGGTCTGAAAGTGATTTAGGACGCTTTCAGACGGCTTTAAAGAAAAACGGGATTCCATTAATTCGCAATAGCGCTACTGAATTAAAGCTGAACGGGGATAGCCTTTGGCTGCTTGGTACGGATGATAGCACCACCCATAATGCTGATTGGGGCAAAACAATCAAATCGCTGGGCTATCGGACGGTAGAAGAGGCACAAAAAGATACACGCGCTAAAATTTTGCTATCCCATAACCCCAATTTTACCCAACAGGTAAAAGATACTGACAACTGCTTGATGTTGAGCGGTCATACGCATGGTGGGCAAGTTTATCTACCGGGGGTGATGGATTTGGTGATGCAACCGATTTTTCCGCGCTACCGGGGTTTATATCAGATTGGTGAGTTCCAGCTTTATGTGAATAATGGGTACGGTACGGTTGGTCCCCCCTTGCGCTTCCTGACTCGCCCTGAAATTACACTTATCCGATTAACTAGAAAGTCCTAG